In a genomic window of Streptococcus oralis subsp. tigurinus:
- a CDS encoding DUF956 family protein: MAQSLNKVIDLQTTGTSYLSISGKVGKFLVGDQALEFYPDVNVEQYIQIPWSSIQQIGANVSGRKISRHFEVFTDQGKFLFASKDSGAILKIAREKLGNDKVVKLPTLLQTIGQKFKNLFAKK; encoded by the coding sequence ATGGCCCAATCACTCAATAAAGTCATTGACTTACAAACCACTGGAACATCCTATCTTTCCATCTCGGGAAAAGTCGGAAAATTTCTAGTTGGGGATCAAGCCTTAGAGTTTTATCCTGATGTCAATGTCGAACAATATATCCAAATTCCCTGGTCAAGTATTCAGCAAATTGGAGCCAACGTAAGTGGTCGCAAAATCAGTCGCCACTTTGAAGTCTTCACTGATCAAGGAAAATTCCTCTTTGCTTCAAAAGACTCAGGTGCCATTCTTAAAATTGCTCGCGAAAAACTGGGCAATGACAAGGTTGTGAAACTTCCTACTTTACTCCAGACCATTGGTCAAAAATTCAAAAATCTATTTGCAAAAAAGTAG
- the serS gene encoding serine--tRNA ligase: MLDIKRIRTDFDAVAEKLATRGVDPAVLNEMKEIDAKRRDILVKVENLKAERNTVSAEIAQAKRNKENADDKIAAMQNLSAEVKALDAELADIDAKLTEFTTTLPNIPADSVPIGADEDDNVEVRRWGTPREFDFEPKAHWDLGEDLGILDWERGAKVTGARFLFYKGLGARLERAIYNFMLDEHGKEGYTEVITPYMVNHDSMFGTGQYPKFKEDTFELKDTNYVLIPTAEVPLTNYYRDEILDGKDLPIYFTAMSPSFRSEAGSAGRDTRGLIRLHQFHKVEMVKFAKPEESYEELEKMTANAENILQKLNLPYRVVALSTGDMGFSAAKTYDLEVWIPAQNTYREISSCSNTEDFQARRAQIRYRDEADGKVKLLHTLNGSGLAVGRTVAAILENYQNEDGSVTIPEALRPYMGGAEVIKP, encoded by the coding sequence ATGTTAGATATTAAACGTATTCGTACAGACTTTGATGCTGTCGCAGAAAAATTGGCTACACGTGGTGTAGATCCTGCTGTCTTAAACGAGATGAAAGAAATCGATGCTAAACGTCGTGACATCTTGGTCAAGGTTGAAAACCTCAAGGCAGAACGCAACACAGTTTCAGCTGAGATTGCCCAAGCCAAGCGCAACAAGGAAAATGCCGATGACAAGATTGCTGCGATGCAAAACTTATCTGCTGAAGTCAAAGCCTTGGATGCGGAATTGGCGGACATCGATGCTAAATTGACAGAATTTACCACTACTCTTCCAAATATCCCTGCTGACAGTGTTCCTATCGGAGCCGACGAAGATGACAATGTGGAAGTCCGTCGTTGGGGAACTCCACGCGAGTTTGACTTTGAACCAAAAGCTCACTGGGATCTTGGTGAAGACTTGGGTATCCTTGACTGGGAACGTGGAGCAAAAGTTACTGGTGCTCGCTTCCTCTTCTATAAAGGACTTGGGGCTCGTTTGGAACGTGCTATCTACAACTTTATGTTGGACGAGCATGGAAAAGAGGGCTATACTGAAGTCATCACACCATACATGGTTAACCATGATTCTATGTTTGGTACTGGTCAATATCCAAAATTCAAGGAAGACACTTTTGAATTGAAAGACACTAATTATGTCCTTATTCCTACCGCTGAAGTGCCTTTGACAAACTACTATCGCGATGAAATCCTTGACGGAAAGGACCTACCAATCTACTTCACTGCTATGAGCCCATCATTCCGTTCTGAGGCTGGTTCTGCTGGTCGTGATACTCGTGGTTTAATTCGTCTACACCAATTTCACAAGGTTGAAATGGTCAAATTTGCCAAACCAGAAGAATCTTATGAAGAATTGGAAAAAATGACAGCCAACGCTGAAAACATCCTTCAAAAACTCAATCTTCCATACCGTGTCGTTGCCCTCTCTACTGGGGACATGGGCTTCTCAGCTGCCAAAACTTACGACTTGGAAGTTTGGATTCCAGCCCAAAATACCTACCGTGAAATCTCAAGCTGTTCAAATACAGAAGATTTCCAAGCCCGTCGTGCTCAAATTCGCTACCGCGATGAAGCCGATGGCAAGGTAAAACTCCTTCACACTTTGAACGGCTCTGGACTTGCAGTTGGACGTACAGTGGCTGCAATTCTTGAAAACTATCAAAATGAAGATGGTTCTGTAACTATTCCAGAAGCACTTCGTCCATATATGGGTGGAGCTGAAGTTATCAAACCATAA